CAGTAAGCTGGGCCTTGAGCTTAAGAACGACAAAAAATCATTGCTGAATGATTTTATCGTTACCGATACCAAAACCGCTACGTTCGATGAGACCTGGAAACCGGTGTGGGGCGAGGTGAAAAGCATCCGCAACCATTATAACGAGCTTGCCGTTACGCTGACGCAAAAAGGCACCGACAGGTACATGATCGTCCGCTTCCGCCTTTTTGACGACGGGCTTGGTTTCCGTTATGAATTCCCACAGCAGAAGAACCTCACCTATTTTGTTATAAAAGAAGAGCGTACGCAATTTGCCATGGCAGGAGACCATACCGCTTTCTGGATCCCCGGGGATTATGACACGCAGGAATACGATTATACAATATCAAAATTGTCTGAAATAAAAGGCCTTGCCGAAAAATCGCGTACGGCCAACCTTTCGCAAAAGGGATTTGCGGCTACAGGGGTACAGACCTCTTTGCAGATGAAGACCGACAACGGCCTGTACATCAACCTGCATGAGGCAGCGCTTATCAATTACGCGTGCATGCACCTGAACCTCGACCCGAAAACAATGATATTCGAATCGTGGCTTACACCTGATGCTATTGGCGACAAAGGCTATATGCAGGCGCCATGCACTTCACCGTGGCGGACAATCATTGCCAGCGATGATGCGCGTGATATACTGGCTTCGAAAATGACTTACAACCTGAACGAACCTTGTAAAATTGACGATACTTCCTGGATAAAGCCTGTAAAATATGTGGGCGTTTGGTGGGAAATGATCACCGGCAAGACCTCATGGGCTTATACTGATGAATACCCTTCGGTAGAGCTGGGCAAGACAGACTATACCAAAGCAAAGCCAAATGGCAGGCACGGTGCCAACACGGCCAACGTGAAAAAATATATCGACTTTGCCGCGGCCAATGGTTTTGATGGCGTGCTTGTAGAAGGCTGGAACGTAGGCTGGGAGGACTGGTTTGGCCATTCAAAGGATTATGTATTCGATTTTGTGACGCCATACCCTGATTTCGACCTGAAAGGCATCCATGAATATGCAAAGTCTAAAGGCATAAAGATGATCATGCACCACGAAACATCCTCATCGGTACGCAACTATGAGCGCCACATGGACCAGGCGTATAAGTTTATGAAAGACAACGGCTACGATGCCGTAAAAAGCGGTTATGTGGGCGATATCCTTCCAAGGGGTGAGAACCACTATAGCCAGTGGATCATCAACCACTACCAGTACGCTATCGAGAAGGCAGCTAAATACAAGATAATGGTGAATGCCCACGAAGCCGTGCGCCCTACTGGTATTGCGCGTACCTGGCCGAACCTTATCGGCAACGAATCGGCACGCGGTACAGAGTACCAGGCTTTCGGCGGGTCTAAGCCCAACCACGTGACATTGCTTCCGTTCATGCGCCTTATGGGTGGCCCGATGGACTACACGCCGGGTATCTTCGAAATGGATGTCAGCAAGCTCAACCCGGACAACCATTCGCATGTTAACAGTACACTGGCTAACCAGTTGGCACTCTATGTAACGCTTTACAGTCCGTTACAGATGGCAGCCGATCTCCCTGAGAACTACAACAGGTTTTCGGATGCCTTCCAGTTCATAAAAGACGTTGCGGTAGACTGGGACGACAGCAAATACCTTGAAGCAGAGCCGGGGCAGTACATTACCGTAGCGCGCAGGGCAAAGGGCAAAAGCAGTTGGTTCGTAGGCAATGTAAATGGTGAAACACCGCGCACCGCCAATGTGAATTTCGATTTCCTTGACAAAGGCAAAACCTATATCGCGACCATTTATGCCGATGCAAAAGATGCACACTACAAAACCAACCCACAAGCCTATACAATCCGTAAAGTGATAGTGACAAGCAAATCAAAACTGGCGCAGCTAAGTGCACCGGGCGGCGGATTTGCCATCAGCATCACCGAAGCCACAAAAGAACAGGCAAAAGGGCTTAAAAACCTATAGCCGGATTTTTAAGATAAAGTGGAGTTCCGCCAATAGCGGGGCTTTATTTTTGACCTCATCCCAACCCTTCTCCAAAGGAGAAGGGCAGCTTCACTCATTCCGGAATTGCCGGATTCATATAAAAGATGATTACCTGCAAGGTCTCAAAGACAAAGGTGTTCGAAAGAGTTTGAATATATGTCGTTCCTCCGGAACTCAAAGCCCCACTATATCCGCGATTTCTATAAACATACCGCCCCGCTGGGGCTGTGTGGATGAGTCCCGGAGGGACGGAATATTTATAGAAATCAACAGGAGTACGTCCTCCAGAGCTCCGGAGGAGCGGCATATACCACTCTAAATTTTAAATCCAACTTTGTACAACCAAACAATAAAAACTTTTAACTCATTGTTTTTGAATAAAATATAGTCTTCCGGACACCTGTGTCTCTAAGACCTTGTAGGTATAATTTAACCAATATATGATTGAGAAAGAGTAACGACAAGCAATCTAACATTTTTACACAGTTATGTTGCCCAAACATTTTGTAGGTTTGCTTTATTAATACTGTAAAATGTTCCACGCACTCGATATCATCGGTACCCTCGCCTTCGCTATTTCCGGCGCACTGACGGCGATCAACAAAAAGCTCGACCTGTTTGGGGTGCTTACCATTGCCTTTGTAACGGCAGTGGGCGGCGGTACATTGCGCGATGTCCTCACAGGCAGCACTCCCGTGGGATGGATGCTCAACCTGGACAGCGTTTACATTATACTGCTTGGCTTTTGCCTTTCTGCCCTGTTTTGGAGAAGGCTTGAAAAGCTGCGGGTTTCGCTGTTTCTATTCGATACCATCGGGCTCGGTGTGTTTACCATGATCGGGATCGAAAAAGGCCTTATCGCCGGGCTGCACCCCGTGATCTGTGTGGCGCTGGGCACTATGACGGCCTGCTTTGGCGGGGTCATCAGGGATATTTTGTGTAACGAAATACCGGTACTTTTCAGGAAGGAAACGTTCTATGCTACGGTATGTATTTTTGGCGGCATTGTGTTCTTTGCTTTGAGGCGCACAGGGCTGAATATTGATATCATTTATGCGGCATCCTCAGCACTTATCATTATTTTCAGGCTGCTGGCGGTGAAGTTTAAATGGTATTTACCGGTGTTGAAAGTCTGAACTGTAGAGACGCAGTGCCTGCGTCTCGCCCAATATCGGCAAAACAGTTCGTGAGACGCAGGCACTGCGTCTCTACATCACGTATTAATTTGTAAATTCGTAGCTAATACTATTCCAGCAAACAGATCACAAATCGCGTCCTTTCATTATCTGTATCAAACGAAAGGTACCCGCCATGGGCTTCCACGATGTTCTTAGATAAAGTAAGCCCAATGCCTGCACCTTCTTTCCGCGTGGTAAAGAACGGCAGGAATATCTTATCCTCAATAGCCGCATCGATACCGTTACCCGTATCGGTAATAATAATGAACACACGCTTATTCTTTATTTCGGTAGCGATATCAATGTGCTTTTCGCCCATTCCGTCCAGTGCATAAATGCTGTTGGTAAGCAGGTTGATGAGCACCTGTTCCATCTGCAGCCTGTCGATCATCAGCCAGCGGTTAAGGGTCACTGAATTTGTCACCGTAATATTCGCTTTTTTGAACAATGGTGCCATAATGTTCAGCACGCTCCCGAGCAGGGTCGTAAGGTCGGTTTTTTCCTTGTTCGGCGTAGGGAGCATGGCCAGCTTGCGGTAGCTTTCGATGAAGTTTTGCAGGTGGTCACTTCGGTGCAGCATAGTCGATACGCTTTGCCTGATGTCGTCGAGGTCATCTTTGGAAAGCGACTCCTGCTGCACCAACTCGTTGAGATTCTGCGTAAGCGAACGTATCGGGGTGACTGAGTTCATCAGCTCGTGTGATATAACCTTCATCAGGTTGATCCAGGCTTCTTTCTCTTTTTTCTCGATCACTTTCTGTATCGAATCGAGCAGGATGATGTAATAATCCTTGTCATACGTCCTTGTCATCGACGATTGCAGCATGAATGTCTGCGTGTCCTGCTTATCCACACGTATCTGGAGTGTCGACCGTATCTCGCCGAATTCCCTTTCTTCAATAACATGGCACAATGCCGGAAGCTGGTTTTTCAGGTAGCTCCATTTAGATACCTTTGGCACGATGAAATGCTTCGAAAAATAATCGTTCATCAGGAAGATGTTCCAGTCGTCCCTATCTTTTTGGAGGATAAGCACACCTGTCTCGATATTGTTCAGGATGGCGCGGTACACCAGGTCTTTCGACTCCGCATCATTTTCCTTATCTTTCAGGCTGTTATACAGGCGAAAGAGGTTCTTGTAATTATCGGATGAATTGTGTTTTGAAAAATCCGCAGAAAAATCGTTGTTGAGTATGGCACTGATGGTTTTGTCGTAAAACTGGAAAATAGTCCGGATAATGGCGAAAAGCTCTGCAAGCAAGCCCAGGAAAATGACAAAGCATAATACGGATGTGTAAATAAGGTCGTTTTGGTACGCCCACAGGCACAGGCCGACGGCACCAATAATAAAGGCCAGGCGTATAAAGAGTTTTTGGTAAAGTTTCATTGCCCGGTACCTATTTCGTGTTTCTCCATGCGCCTGTATAGTGCGGCCCGTGATAACCCAAGCTCTTCGGCCGACTTGCTGATATTGTAATTGTGCTTCTGCAGTACTTTTTCTATAGTCGTTTTTTCGATGTCCGACAGCTGTACATCGTCGTTTTGTATGGTTCCGGTGACATGGCTGAGGTCAAGGTCGGAAGCCATGATGCTGTTGTTCTCACAAAGGATTACCGCACGTTCTATACGGTTCTCCATCTCACGGATGTTGCCGTTCCAGGTATGCTTTTCTATTTGCGAAAGGGCGCCATTATCGAATTCCACGCCATCGCGGCCATATTTCTCCATGATCTTTTCCAACAGGAAATTGGCCAGCGGCACCATATCCTCACGCCGTTCCCGTAGTGGCGGCAGGGTGATCTCCATTGTGTTGATGCGGTAGTAAAGGTCTTCACGAAAATGTTTCTGCGCTACTTCCTGTTGCAGGTTAATGTTGGTGGCGGTAATGATGCGCACATTCACCGGCCTTGGCTTCGATTCGCCCAAACGGGTCACTGCGCGGTTCTGCAATACGGTCAGTAATTTCGATTGCAGGTGCAGCGGGACATTCCCTATTTCGTCCAGAAAAATAGTGCCGTTGTTCGCCATCTCGAAGCGTCCGGGTGTATCGGCTTTGGCATCGGTAAAAGCGCCTTTGGCATAGCCGAACAATTCGCTTTCAAAAATAGTATCGCTGAGAGAACCAAGGTCTACATGCATAAAAGGCTGTGAAGCGCGGTTGGAATTCTGGTGGATGTAATGCGACATTACATATTTCCCGGTACCGTTCTCACCAAGGATAAGTACATTGGCATCGGTCTTTGCGACCTTTTCTGCCAATGAATACGCCTTTTTTATTGTTGCCGAATCGCCAATGAAGAATGATTCCTTTGGCGGTGTCTTTTCATTTTTCTTCTTCTCCTTCCGGCTTTCTTCAACCCCGGAGCGTACCTTTTGCAGCAGCTTTTCGTTGTCCCAAGGCTTCAGTATATAATCAAAAGCACCGAGCTTTAGCCCTTCTACAGCCGTTTCCACTTTGCCAAAGGCGGTCATTAATATTACGATGGTCTTGGGGCTGAACGTCTTTATTTCACGCAACACGTAAATGCCTTCGCGGCCGTCTTCAAACCCTATGCGGTAGTTCATGTCGAGCATTACCACATCGATTTGGTTTTCCGACAATGTAGCGATAACTTTTTTAGGGTCGTTAAGGGTATAAATGGTCTCGAAATGCTTCTTGAGCACCATTTTGGCGGCGAACAGAATATCGTCCTGGTCATCGATGACTAAAATGGCTGCCTGCGTTTTTTTCATAGTGTACGGTTTCGGACAAAAAGGTGTCCGATATCGGACACTTGAAAATTTTATTAAAAATAATACTATTGAAAATCAGCGACTTGTAATTTTTAAAATCGTGGCACAAAATTGTTATTGAGTATGCCAAACAAAGACAAATGGACACCGCTGTTACCCGTAAAAATAGAAAAAATAAATATCTCGTTATCGCTTTGCCGGCATTTTTATTGGCAAGCTACCTGGTTTACGCTGCCGTGACCAAAAAGAGGGCGCTCGATGTAAAGCGCAGTGAGATCACTATCAAAACCGTAGAGAACGATTACTTTGAGGATTTCATTGTTTTCCAGGCGAAGGTAGAGCCACTGAACTCGATGCTGCTTAACGTGATAGAGGGCGGTTCGATCAAAGAGATATTTGCACAGAACGGTACCATGGTGACCGAAGGGCAGCCACTGGCACGGCTGTACAACCCGAACACCGAGCTTGGGTATGTTACGCAGGAAACATCGATCATAGAGCAGATAAATAACCTGAACAAAGCCAAGCTCGACCTGCGCAACCAGGAATTGAGCCTTGCTAAAGACCTTGTAGCGATTGAGCACGATTACCAGGATGCCAAAACGCAGTATGACCTGAACGAGAAGCTGTTTAAGGAAGAGATACTGTCTAAGAATGAATGGCAGAAAACACAGGAGAACTTCCGCTTCCAGAAAGAGCGCAAGAACATCATACAGCAGAGCATCCAGAAGGAAAAGCAGGCCAATAACATCCAGATAGGGCAGATAACACAGTCGCAGGCCATTATGCACAAAAGCCTTGACATACTTAGAAGCAACAAGAAGAATTTCCTCGTGACCGCCCCCGTGGCAGGCAGGCTGACCTCCTTTGAGCCGGTGCTGGGCAAGAATTACCAGGCAGGCGCAAGCATCGGCAAGATAGATGTAATGGATGGCTACAAGCTGCTGGCCGAAGTAGATGAATTTTACCTGGAGCGCGTGAGCGAAGGGCAGAAAGGCAAAGTGGAGTATAAGGGCCAAATGGTGGATGTAGTCGTGACTCGGGTGATACAGGAGATAAAGAACGGCAGGTTTCAGGTGGAGCTTAATTTTGCCGATGCCAAAGGGCTTGACCTGAGGCAGGGCTTGAGTTTCGGCGTAAGGCTGCTCCTTTCTGAAAAAACAAAAAGGACAGTTCTCTCCAAAGGCAGCTTTACCGACGACACCGCAGGCAAATGGATATTCGTGGTAAACGGTGACAAAGCTGAAAGAAGGGCCATAAAGCTGGGCAGGGAGAACCCGCTGTATTATGAGATTCTCGGCGGCCTTAAAGCAGGTGAAAAGGTGGTGACATCATCATACAAGGATTATAAGGATATAGAGGTGCTGAATTTAAAATAACAAATTCCAAATAACAAAAAGCAAATCTCAGGTATTCTGTCATTTCGACGAAGGAGAAATCTCAAAGCAAGGGTTTAAATAGTAAAAACAAATTCAAAATAATCATCAATTTAAAAAATCAAAAGTCATGATCAAATCAATCTTAATTTTCGGGACGATACTTACGAGTACATTAGTTTTAGCGATAACGCTTACAGGAATATCAAAAACACCGGCGCACGAAGCAGGTAAGAAAATGCGAAAAACGACCATCACGGCAGGCCCTGTGTTCTCGGACATAGTAGAGGCAAAAGAATGGAATACCCAAAGCGGGCAGTCGTTCACTAAAGCAAAATATGATGCATTCCAAAGCGAGACGTCGGTAAAGCTATTGGGGCCAAAAACCAATGCACTAAAGCTTACTTTTGACGTAACCGTTGAAAAAGGCAATCTTGAAGTGCTTATCTTAGACGCTAAAGGCTGGGTGGTTTTTAGCAAGGTTTTCACTAAAAACGAAAAAAGGGACACGCAGGTGAGCCTTGAAGCGGGCCGGGAATACGACCTGCAGTTCGTAGGCAAAAAAGCCACTGGCTCTTACCTTTGCAAATGGGCGGAGCGATAGGCCTCACCCCCAGCTTCACTCATACTTTTAAAAGCGTCGTTTTTTGGGACTGAGTGAAGCTTTTCCTCTCTTGAGAGGGGCCAGAGGTATGTTAAAAAGGAGTTCATCATCAATCCAATTAATAATTGAATCAACCAATAAATCAATCACTGCCGCAGGAAGCGGGCCTAATCATCCCGCTATCCTAAGGCAAATTAAAAAAACATCATTATGATAAAGATACACGACCTTTCAAAAGTGTTCCGCACCGAAGAAGTAGAGACCAAAGCGCTGAACAGCATCGCGCTTGAAATAAAAGAAGGCGAATTCGTAACCATTATGGGCGCATCGGGCTGCGGGAAGTCGACCCTGCTTAACATTATTGGCCTGCTCGACAGCGCCACAAGCGGAAGCTACCAGTTGCTGGGCAAAGAAATGAACGGCCTTAAAGAAGCCGAAAAAAGCAAAGTACGCAAACAGAACATCGGCTTTGTATTCCAAAACTTCAACCTTATCGATGAGCTTTCGGTATATGATAATATAGAGTTGCCGCTTATTTACAACAATGTGTCTTCAGGCGAAAGGAAAAAGAAAGTAGAGGCTATTGCCGAAAGGCTCAACATTTCGCACCGGCTGAAACATTTTCCGCAACAGCTTTCAGGAGGGCAGCAGCAACGAGCCGCTGTGGCAAGGGCACTGGTAAACGACCCCAAAATAATACTGGCCGATGAGCCTACCGGGAACCTGGACAGCAAGAACGGCAACGAGGTGATGGAACTGCTTACCGACCTGCATGCCAACGGCGCTACCATCCTTATGGTGACCCACTCGGATTATGATGCCTCTTTTTCGCAAAGAACCATCTTCATGAAAGACGGCATGGTGCTATCTGAAAAAATGAACAGCAGGAACGTGGATGTGCTGGTAGGGTAGTCCGAAGTCGGAAGTCGGAAGTCGGAAGTCGGAAGTCGGAAGTCCGAAGTCGGAAGTCCGATGCAGCGATGTCGGAGTAGTAAGTTTTATGAGCAGGTATATTATACTCATCATCTTCATACTCTTCAACTCCCCGCTTCGGACTTCGGACCTCCGACTTTCTATCTCCAACCTCCGACTTCCAACCCACACATCGGACTTCCGACCCCAGACTTCCGACAAAAATCAACCAAATCAATCTTAAGTCATGCTAAAAAACTGGATCAAAATATTTTTATACCAGGTAAAGAACAACAAGCTCTTTACCGCGCTCAACATACTCGGTTTGAGCATCGGCATAGCGGGCATTATCTTCGCTATCCTGTACCGTAACGATGAAGAAGGATACAATGCCTGGAACCCTGAAAAAGACAATGTTTTCCAGGTAATAAACGACCTGGGTGGAAATAATGTATGGGCTACCAATATTTCACAGACGGGAAACCTGCTGAAAACGACATCAGATCATGTAACAGATTATTGCTACATTGAAGACTGGTATGCCCAGGAGAACATAACCTACAAAGGGAAGAACTATTTTACTGAAAAAATTACCGATGCACAGCCAAGCTTCTTTAATTTCTTTCCTTTTGAATTTATAAAGGGGAGCGCCAAAAATGCCATTGGCCCTAATGCTATGGCAATTTCCGAAAAGACGGCAAAGGCCATATTCGGCGATGAAGACCCGATCGGGAAAGAAGTTACCTGTACACAGACGGTATATGTGATCAAGGGCGTGTACCGCATCCCCGGAAAATCTTCCTTCTCCCCTGAAGTGGTTACAGGGAAAATGGACAGCAAGCTGGAGCGGGACAAAGACCAGTGGGGCAACTTTAGCCATGCGCTGCTGCTAAAGCTAAAAAACCCGGAAGACAAGGACAAAGTGGCCCAACAGGTACAGAATATTTACTTTGAATACCGCACAAAGAAATATGCAAAAGACATGGGCATAACACCGGAGCAGCACCAAAAAATTTACGGGAAAACAAAAGTTGTCCTGGAGCCCCTTAGCGGTTTGAGGCTGCATTCCTTAACAAGCGGTACGCCTGAAGGTATGGGCAATTACCAGTTCCTTATGATCATGGTAGGGCTTTCGGTGCTCATATTGATATTGTCGGTAGTTAACTATGTGAACCTCGCTACCGCAGGGGCTATCAAAAGGGCCAAGGAAGTAGGTGTACGCAAGATATTAGGCGCCTCTAAAGCCAATGTAATAAAGCAATTCGTTTTTGAAACGGTCATTACGGCTATCATCGCCATTTTGCTGGCACTTGTCATCGTTGAGCTTTCGCTGCCGTATTACAACGAATTTTTAGGCAAGGAGCTTGTTATACACGGTATGCAGTTCTATACGCAGCTTGTTGCCATTTTCGTGGTAGTGATAATTGTGGCCGGGATATTCCCTGCAGTATATGTGTCCAATTTTGAAACGCTTAAGGTGCTTAAAGGCAACTTTGGCAGGAGCAAAAGCGGCATCTGGCTGCGTAACGGGATGCTGGTGCTACAGTTTGCCATAGCATCATTTTTCATTACAGGGTCATATATTGTGTACAGCCAGGTGCATGCCATGAGCACTAAAGACCTTGGCTTTAAAGGCGACCAGATATTGGAAGTGAATTATGCTTCCGAAGATAATTTTGAGAATTTTACCGAAGCTGAATTCTTTGCAAGCCTTAAAAAAGCAGGGCATCGTTATGAAATGATAAAACAGGAACTGTCAAAGGTAAAAGGTGTGAAGGGCGTATCGCTGGGCTCATTCTCTTTTGGCGGCGGCGCAAATTCCTCTTCAGGCTACATGTACAAAAAACTGAATATCCAGGGTAAGAACATGCTGATGGATTTTAATACGCTCGATATGCTTGGCGTTAAATTAAAAGAAGGCAGGAATATTTCCCCGAATTTCGCCTCAGACACCGTAACCTCTATACTCATCAATGAAACTGCTGCGCGGATGCTGAAGGAAAAAGACATCTTAGGAAAAGTAGTAGACTGGAACGACAAGAAATTTACGATAATAGGTATTGTGAAAGATTTTCATGTTGACGGACCGCAAACCGAGATACCGCCAATGACTTTCTTCCACTATAAAACGGTAGACTGGATGCTGCTTAACGTAAGCCAGCTGTTTGTAAAGATAGATCCGGAACAGACAGAGGAAGCCATTGCCGGGATAGAAAAATTCTGGAAAAGCCATGTTGACAGCCAAAACCCATTCCGGTATGAATTTGCTAATAAAAATTTCGCAAGGACTTATGAGAATTATGTAAAGCAGAAAAACCTGTTCTCGCTGCTTAATATAGTGGTTATCCTCATTGCGCTTTTCGGACTCTTCGCACTGGCGTCTTATTCGATACAGCGAAGGATGAAGGAGATTGCCATAAGGAAAACGCTGGGTGCCGAAACAAGTGTGCTGCTAAGGGAGCTTTCCAAACAATACGTACTGTTCTGCCTCGCAGGCTTCGTAATTACCATCTTCCCGGCTTATTTCCTTCTTAATATGTGGCTCGAAAACTTTGCCTACAGGATCGATATTACCGTTGAGCCATTCCTTATAGGGTTTGTTGCCCTACTACTGCTCACACTTATGGTGGTGCTTTCCAGGGCCTACCAGGCCACACGTATTGATGTCCTGAAATACCTGAAATACGAATAAAACTTTTTTGAATACGTTGTTTTAACCATTTCTTTATGCCTGCGGGTTTTGCGTCCCGCAGGCTTATTAAACCTGTCCTAAAATGAAGGCTATCATACTATATATTGCGTTCTTTATCACCAGCTTCACGGTTTCCGCACAAGAACTGTGGACATTGCAGCGCTGCCTCGAAACAGGAAGTGTCAATAATCTCAGTTTCCGGTTGCGGCAGCTGGAGATATTAAGTGCCCAAACAACGGCAAGAAGCGCTGTAATGGGTTTCCTGCCTGTAGTAAATGCCACAGCTAACCATAGCTACAGCATAGGCTCTACCATTGATCCGGCTACCAACAACAGGGTGAGCTCTACTATACAGTCGGATAATTTTTCGGTCAATGCACAGATGGATATCGTAAATTTTAATAATTTCACGGAAGCCCGCCGCAATAAGATTGCCGTCCTGAAAGCTACCGCCAATAAAGCCGCGACCGAAGCCGAGTACAGCCTTTCCATCTTAGAGAATTATTTTACGGTGCTCTATACCCAGGAGCTGCTTAAGATACAGCAGGGCCAGTTCGAAAATGCGAAATACAATCTGGAAAGGCTGAAAAAAGAGGCCGCATTGGGCAGCAAACCACAAAGCGACCTGTATGACATGCAGGTAAGCTATGCGCAGGAAGAGAACAATATTCTTGCAACAACCCAACTGCTTTACAACCAAAAACTGGCGCTGTTACAGTTCATGAACGTTACAAGCACTTCGCCGGATGCTATGGTGCTGGAGCATGTAGCTATGGCAGAAACTAATACTAAGCCGGTAGCAGACCTATATGAAAATGCCCTGGCAAGTTATCCGAAGATAAAGGCTGCCGAACTGAATGAAGCAGTTGCTGCAAAAAATGTCACCATACAAAAGAATGGCTACCTGCCGGTACTATCCGCTTTCTATTCGTATTCTTCTTTTTATTACCTGCCCATAAACCAGCCGGGCGATGTATCGGTCAACCCTTTCTGGAAGCAGCTGGCCGACAATAAGAATCATTATGTAGGGCTGCAATTGTCGGTGCCGTTATTCAATGGGCTGAAGACCCGCCGGGATGTACAGCTTGCCAAAATAGAGCGCCAAAAGGCAACCGTTGGGGTAGAGCAGGAAAAGATAGCCCTGCGCCAGGCCATCGAGCAGGAAACCGCAAAGCAGGAGCAAAATATCGTGTTGGTAAATAAGCTTGAGGAAACCAGGAAACTGGCCCAAAAGTCTTTTGAGACTACCCAGGCCAAATTCACCAATGGGATCGTAGAGGCGATTGTTTTTACATCCTCTAAAAACCAGCTGCTCACCACCGAATACAACCTGCTGAAAGCAAAATTTACAGCGCAGTACCTGTCGTTAAAGCTCCATTTCCTGGAAACGAATGGTTTTCCGTAGAATAAAGTTCATACTGTCTTCAAAAAACTTTGCGAATCTTTGAGCCTTCTTTGTGAATCTTTGCGTCAGTTCTTCGATTCTTCTGAAGTTAAATACTCATCAAAAACCCAGTAAGGTTTTCCTTCCGCTCGAGTCCCAGCTTTTTCCTGAGCCTGTAGCGTGCCAATTCCACACCGCCATCGGATATATTCATGATCTCAGCGATTTCCTTGGTCGACATGTTCATTAGCAGGTAGGTGGCAAGGTCCATTTCGCGCGGCGTAATGGCAGGGAACCGTTCCTTAAGTCGTTTCAGGAAGTCAAAATGCACGTTGCGTATGTGCTTTTCCAGGTTGTTCCAGCTCTTGTCGCTGTTTATTTCTTTGTTAATCGTTTTATGGAGCTT
Above is a genomic segment from Flavobacterium album containing:
- a CDS encoding ABC transporter permease — protein: MLKNWIKIFLYQVKNNKLFTALNILGLSIGIAGIIFAILYRNDEEGYNAWNPEKDNVFQVINDLGGNNVWATNISQTGNLLKTTSDHVTDYCYIEDWYAQENITYKGKNYFTEKITDAQPSFFNFFPFEFIKGSAKNAIGPNAMAISEKTAKAIFGDEDPIGKEVTCTQTVYVIKGVYRIPGKSSFSPEVVTGKMDSKLERDKDQWGNFSHALLLKLKNPEDKDKVAQQVQNIYFEYRTKKYAKDMGITPEQHQKIYGKTKVVLEPLSGLRLHSLTSGTPEGMGNYQFLMIMVGLSVLILILSVVNYVNLATAGAIKRAKEVGVRKILGASKANVIKQFVFETVITAIIAILLALVIVELSLPYYNEFLGKELVIHGMQFYTQLVAIFVVVIIVAGIFPAVYVSNFETLKVLKGNFGRSKSGIWLRNGMLVLQFAIASFFITGSYIVYSQVHAMSTKDLGFKGDQILEVNYASEDNFENFTEAEFFASLKKAGHRYEMIKQELSKVKGVKGVSLGSFSFGGGANSSSGYMYKKLNIQGKNMLMDFNTLDMLGVKLKEGRNISPNFASDTVTSILINETAARMLKEKDILGKVVDWNDKKFTIIGIVKDFHVDGPQTEIPPMTFFHYKTVDWMLLNVSQLFVKIDPEQTEEAIAGIEKFWKSHVDSQNPFRYEFANKNFARTYENYVKQKNLFSLLNIVVILIALFGLFALASYSIQRRMKEIAIRKTLGAETSVLLRELSKQYVLFCLAGFVITIFPAYFLLNMWLENFAYRIDITVEPFLIGFVALLLLTLMVVLSRAYQATRIDVLKYLKYE
- a CDS encoding TolC family protein; its protein translation is MKAIILYIAFFITSFTVSAQELWTLQRCLETGSVNNLSFRLRQLEILSAQTTARSAVMGFLPVVNATANHSYSIGSTIDPATNNRVSSTIQSDNFSVNAQMDIVNFNNFTEARRNKIAVLKATANKAATEAEYSLSILENYFTVLYTQELLKIQQGQFENAKYNLERLKKEAALGSKPQSDLYDMQVSYAQEENNILATTQLLYNQKLALLQFMNVTSTSPDAMVLEHVAMAETNTKPVADLYENALASYPKIKAAELNEAVAAKNVTIQKNGYLPVLSAFYSYSSFYYLPINQPGDVSVNPFWKQLADNKNHYVGLQLSVPLFNGLKTRRDVQLAKIERQKATVGVEQEKIALRQAIEQETAKQEQNIVLVNKLEETRKLAQKSFETTQAKFTNGIVEAIVFTSSKNQLLTTEYNLLKAKFTAQYLSLKLHFLETNGFP